In Metopolophium dirhodum isolate CAU chromosome 7, ASM1992520v1, whole genome shotgun sequence, one genomic interval encodes:
- the LOC132949001 gene encoding PHD finger protein 20-like protein 1: MDFDIGIELLIQSPGNIWTPAFIEEDDGDEIFISYKEGNRANEWINKDSHRIKPMTEEWDDKLIKFATHSENSLPEIKSIVANVPPSEKEISKKSTTSARSSSIFKVKFKKDDFLTKKTQDSKHKEQKIIKDAKKSDRESKQLLLCGTPSNEKHSTSTILKQSHIVENSGMEVTKVAESINSSKTPKHLIETNLLRSENFEELLEDIEAEAEICSPTKSISRSDIKQKKRKKKPFGIKRRSDKKKSKSKRSESKKKKLVVKLNSNNVKTKVSTVPDISTLSYTDDTATSPPPLKKIKPSLPEIILQENSIPQSCSPLFQELANNTLLQKIRMEASNEQGLRCPKQECRKLFRKENLLMMHIKHYHSEYTELLVSTPNVTDLATARIEGENIDELSPSYFLHRISQLEAKRSWGGNTSYETPSPSIISSSLKLTEQEICSNTSLNSENYNTSFTSNDQPNNITQAYDSKDSGFSGIVESFSSITETPVKEYAQIKEAIRNITLVDDFENETRDSYDMISIGGSDRHFKIKKNKSDVETLPKEEVINCSCASNQEDGLMIQCDVCLCWQHGYCNKIESEDQVPDNYTCTSCLNPLKQRRSKQYDYSQDWIKEGTLASVLQHKDERRRKDEAILKQSHQLVAEVLEHSNYLHSLRVKTTIYGQTPDHPKLYLWSEQGLTRNEEPIQDKLEELLSGPVPEKPINISDCRQNLLEEIEDGFDNLEARINLFEAKTNGLEDQVNGCVDNEVLTNTVTLLLRDLSSINHHMSFENNNNNKEEETV, translated from the exons ATGGACTTCGACATCGGAATAGAACTGCTAATCCAATCTCCTGGAAACATATG gacACCAGCTTTTATAGAAGAGGATGATGgtgatgaaatatttatatcttataaagAAGGTAATAGAGCAAATGAATGGATTAACAAAGACAGTCATAGAATTAAACCTATGACTGAAGAATGGGATGacaaattgataaaatttgcgac ccATTCTGAAAATAGCTTACctgaaataaaatcaatagttgcTAATGTTCCGCCATCTGAAAaagaaatttcaaaaaaatctactacAAGTGCACGATCATCTAGTATATTTAAAGTGAAGTTTAAAAAAGatgattttttgacaaaaaaaactcAAG atTCTAAACataaagaacaaaaaataataaaggatGCTAAGAAATCAGATCGTGAGTCAAAACAACTTTTATTGTGTGGCACTCCT AGTAATGAAAAACATTCTACCAGcacaatattaaaacaatcaCACATTGTAGAAAATTCAGGAATGGAAGTTACAAAag TTGCAGAAAGTATTAATTCTTCAAAAACTCCTAAACATTTGATAGAAACTAATTTATTGAGATCCGAAAATTTTGAAGAACTATTGGAAGATATTGAAGCAGAGGCAGAAATATGTTCACCAACAAAATCTATTTCTCGTAgtgatattaaacaaaaaaaaagaa AGAAAAAACCATTTGGTATAAAAAGACgatctgataaaaaaaaatcaaaatcaaagagaagtgaaagtaaaaaaaaaaaattagttgttaaattaaattcaaataatgttaa aaCAAAAGTTAGTACGGTGCCAGATATCAGCACATTGAGTTATACAGATGATACAGCAACATCACCAccacctttaaaaaaaattaaaccatcTCTTcctgaaattattttacaagaAAATTCAATACCTCAAAGCTGTTCCCCATTATTCCAAGAACTAGCTAACAATACTCTACtacaaaaaa ttAGAATGGAAGCTTCCAATGAACAAGGGTTAAGATGTCCAAAACAAGAATGTCGAAAACTTTTTCGAAAAGAAAATTTGTTAATG aTGCACATTAAACACTATCATTCCGAATACACTGAATTATTGGTGTCTACTCCAAATGTAACAGATCTCGCAACAGCAAGAATCGAAGGtgaaaatattgatgaattATCTCCGTCATATTTTCTTCATAGAATATCTCAATTGGAAGCTAAAAGAAGCTGGGGGGGCAATACGTCTTATGAAACACCTTCACCAAGCATAATTTCTTCATCATTAAAATTGACTGA ACAAGAAATTTGTAGTAATACCTCTCTCAattctgaaaattataatacatcttTCACATCCAATGACCAACCAAACAATATAACTCAAGCTTACGATTCtaa GGATTCTGGATTTTCCGGTATAGTAGAATCATTCAGCTCAATAACTGAGACACCAGTTAAAGAATATGCTCAAATAAAAGAAGCTATTAGAAATATAACGTTAGTTgatgattttgaaaatgaaactagag ACAGTTATGATATGATAAGTATAGGAGGCTCAGACcggcattttaaaattaaaaaaaataaatctgatGTTGAAACTTTACCAAAAGAAGAGGTGATCAATTGTTCATGTGCTTCAAATCAAGAAGACGGTTTAATGATTCAA TGTGATGTTTGTTTGTGCTGGCAACATGGTTATTGTAACAAAATTGAATCTGAAGATCAAGTACCCGACAACTATACTTGTACTAGTTGTTTAAATCCTTTGAAGCAAAGACGATCAAAACAATATGACTATTCACAAGATTGGATTAAAGAAGGAACATTAGCCag TGTTTTACAACATAAAGATGAGCGACGGAGAAAAGATGAAGCTATTTTAAAACAATCTCATCAGTTAGTAGCTGAGGTGTTAGAACACAGTAATTATTTGCACAGTTTACGAGTTAAAACTACAATTTATGG tcaaaCCCCTGATCATCCTAAACTTTATTTGTGGTCTGAACAAGGTTTAACAAGAAATGAAGAACCTATTCAAGATAAGCTTGAAGAAT tGCTTTCTGGTCCAGTACCTGAAAAACCTATCAATATTTCTGATTGTAGACAAAATTTACTGGAAGAAATTGAAGATGGCTTTGACAATTTAGAAGCCAGAATCAATTTATTTGAAGCCAAGACTAATG GACTTGAAGATCAAGTAAATGGCTGCGTAGATAATGAAGTCTTAACAAATACCGTTACTTTGTTGCTACGAGACTTAAGTTCAATCAACCATCATATGtcatttgaaaacaataacaataacaaagaaGAAGAAAccgtttaa